One Lytechinus variegatus isolate NC3 chromosome 11, Lvar_3.0, whole genome shotgun sequence DNA segment encodes these proteins:
- the LOC121423668 gene encoding HAUS augmin-like complex subunit 3 → MNNGKKLKETLKRLDYPEAHELQAEAFDWLFENDAIAPFLDWFIDNVGPANVLSSQEITEFHSLESSGDGVLEGEKLDIALKSSNAGDDDDDDLSPEKLKEDIEAMEEELHRAQKNRKSLLQLRNKLSLHHTALTHQITKLTPVESQTEHQYKTMLENSQEDNIKVNSSLDDLNKTITELVALSAKSLDTQHAPFLSQQSLQAIHQSEEGYTQALKHFTKRQFFEGIAQLAGYNEGSRYELLEVSEPGSLVIRGEQGHVTKADSEELSRLKMIYPTSQRGYMKAVLEESRVAAAHRLAEKRLDSISHQVYPRDVHNLSEKLEQCERQKNAALNQAVHIWENDIPRLLEVNASLQATHILSGDYNLKIARQDYFTSKQDKLIELLSIQRARKEFVDMAYEVEAHHHRATHRLMTASTKLLHHNLTMHHKSMAFLSDPDLHVNNETRSTVDSRDQTVNRLHEMIAHDGKDDQQLFLTYSSLLDGCRVFVNRLSSLRDTLRLTSDSQEGRLANLERNLAQCENMVYSGSTTKDGQPVLTPPAILESITQLDRILEDLTQSMMDLMGDYNNKLKALKSDPLLSEQRQLFVYFFTEPVQLRRHLHSLSQQLQTLTIS, encoded by the exons ATGAATAATGGGAAGAAACTGAAGGAGACGCTGAAGCGTCTAGATTACCCAGAAGCCCATGAGCTACAAGCCGAGGCATTCGATTGGTTGTTTGAGAACGATGCCATAGCTCCTTTCTTGGATTGGTTCATTGACAATGTAGGACCAGCAAATGTACTTTCCAGCCAAGAAATTACAGA GTTTCATTCTTTAGAATCATCCGGTGATGGAGTGCTTGAAGGAGAGAAACTTGACATAGCCCTGAAGAGCTCAAATGcaggagatgatgatgatgatgatctctCCCCAGAAAAGCTCAA GGAGGACATAGAAGCCATGGAAGAAGAACTACACAGAGCTCAGAAGAATAGGAAAAGCCTCTTGCAGCTGAGAAATAAATTAAG CCTTCACCATACAGCATTGACCCATCAGATTACAAAGCTCACACCCGTGGAATCACAGACTGAACATCAGTATAAAACCATGTTGGAGAACAGCCAAGAAGATAATATTAAG GTCAACTCTTCTTTAGATGATCTGAACAAGACCATTACTGAACTTGTAGCTCTATCTGCGAAGAGCCTGGATACCCAGCATGCACCATTCCTATCCCAGCAGTCTTTGCAAGCTATCCACCAATCAGAAGAAGGCTATACCCAGGCCCTCAAGCACTTCACCAAGAGACAATTTTTCGAA GGCATTGCACAGTTAGCAGGTTACAACGAAGGGTCGCGATACGAGCTTCTAGAGGTCAGTGAACCAGGATCTCTTGTGATTCGTGGAGAGCAAGGTCATGTGACCAAGGCGGATAGTGAAGAACTATCAAGGCTGAAAATGAT ATATCCGACCAGTCAACGGGGTTACATGAAAGCTGTTCTGGAGGAAAGTAGAGTAGCTGCAGCTCACAGACTGGCTGAGAAGAGGCTTGATTCGATCTCACATCAGGTCTATCCTAGAGATGTACACAATCTTAG TGAGAAGTTGGAACAATGTGAGCGGCAGAAGAATGCTGCCCTCAACCAAGCCGTTCACATATGGGAGAATGATATCCCTCGTTTGTTAGAGGTCAATGCCTCCTTGCAAGCTACTCATATTCTGTCAGGTGATTACAACCTCAAGATCGCCAGACAGGATTACTTTACATCAAAACAAGACAAG CTTATTGAGCTGCTTTCCATTCAGAGAGCGCGTAAAGAGTTTGTTGACATGGCCTACGAGGTAGAAGCACATCATCACAGAGCTACACATAGACTAATGACTGCatccaccaaacttctacatcATAATCTAACCATGCATCATAAATCAATG GCCTTCCTGTCTGATCCTGACTTGCATGTTAATAATGAAACAAGAAGTACAGTGGACAGTAGAGATCAAACAGTCAACAGGCTACATGAGATGATTG CACACGATGGAAAGGATGATCAACAGCTCTTCCTGACCTACTCCAGCCTCCTTGATGGTTGTAGAGTCTTTGTCAATAGACTATCATCACTGCGAGACACGCTACGTTTGACATCAGATAGCCAGGAGGGTCGATTAGCCAACTT AGAGAGGAACTTGGCTCAGTGTGAGAACATGGTTTATTCAGGTTCAACTACCAAGGATGGCCAGCCAGTATTAACACCTCCTGCCATACTAGAGAGTATCACTCAGCTCGACAGGATACTAGAGGATCTTACACAAAGTATGATGGACTTGATGGGAGACTACAATAACAAACTCAAG GCACTGAAGAGTGACCCGTTGCTATCCGAGCAGCGTCAGCTCTTTGTTTACTTCTTCACTGAACCTGTTCAGCTGAGGAGACACCTCCATTCGCTCTCACAGCAACTACAGACTCTGACTATCTCATGA